The following proteins are co-located in the Mycolicibacterium goodii genome:
- a CDS encoding septum formation family protein, whose translation MERMLEAPEHPDQLPDQPERKGRFWMSLHAASTRRALLLTALGGLLIAGLITALPRSEGANNTLSAGAIALGPRGNETFNHVTEGDCLNWPGRNPDAARIVDCGDNHRFEVAAAIDMRTFPGSEYGPSAPPPSVDRIKQISQEQCTPALKSYLGPKFDPNGRFTIGLLWSGEKAWKQSGERRMLCGLQLLGPGDTQLEFSGKVAETDQSKVWPAGTCLGIDPATNQPTDVPVDCAAPHAMEVTGAVNLAEKFPGGLPPEDDQDEFIKDACTTQTDAYLAPVQLRSTTLALSYSTISLPSWSAGSRQVSCSIGATLGNGGWSTLVNSAKGPLLINGQPPVAPPDIPAERLNLDPIPMPDVVDTSSGSSSSSSGSSGSSGSSSSSGSSGSSSSSSSSSSTSDQHLPAQATETQQTTQATEPAPTQQNTFNPPPPDAPAPPPAGLPAPPAPAPAPEPAPPVPAPPAPGPVLPAPVEVPPPGAPVPPPPGP comes from the coding sequence ACCCGAGCACCCAGACCAGCTTCCCGATCAGCCCGAACGGAAGGGGCGGTTCTGGATGAGCCTGCACGCCGCGTCGACGCGGCGTGCGCTCCTGCTGACCGCTCTGGGCGGCCTGCTCATCGCGGGCCTGATCACCGCACTTCCCCGCAGCGAGGGCGCGAACAACACCCTCAGCGCGGGGGCCATCGCGCTCGGCCCGCGCGGCAACGAGACCTTCAACCACGTCACGGAGGGCGACTGCCTGAACTGGCCGGGACGCAACCCCGACGCGGCCCGCATCGTCGACTGCGGCGACAACCACCGCTTCGAGGTCGCCGCGGCGATCGACATGCGCACCTTCCCCGGCAGCGAGTACGGCCCCAGCGCGCCGCCGCCGTCGGTGGACCGGATCAAGCAGATCAGCCAGGAGCAGTGCACGCCTGCGCTGAAGTCCTACCTGGGCCCCAAGTTCGACCCGAACGGCAGGTTCACCATCGGCCTGTTGTGGTCGGGTGAGAAGGCGTGGAAGCAGTCGGGCGAGCGGCGCATGCTGTGCGGCCTACAGTTGCTCGGCCCCGGCGACACCCAGCTGGAGTTCAGCGGCAAGGTCGCCGAGACCGACCAGTCCAAGGTCTGGCCTGCCGGTACCTGCCTTGGCATCGACCCCGCCACCAACCAGCCCACCGACGTGCCGGTCGACTGCGCGGCACCGCACGCCATGGAGGTGACCGGGGCGGTCAACCTGGCCGAGAAGTTCCCCGGCGGGCTGCCACCCGAGGACGACCAGGATGAGTTCATCAAGGACGCCTGCACCACGCAGACCGATGCCTACCTGGCGCCCGTGCAGCTGCGCAGCACCACGCTGGCGCTGAGTTACAGCACCATCTCGCTGCCGAGCTGGTCGGCGGGCAGCCGTCAGGTGTCATGCAGCATCGGCGCGACACTGGGCAACGGCGGCTGGTCCACGCTGGTCAACAGCGCCAAGGGGCCGCTGCTGATCAACGGGCAGCCGCCCGTGGCCCCGCCCGACATCCCCGCCGAGCGGCTCAACCTCGACCCCATCCCGATGCCGGATGTGGTGGACACGTCGTCCGGATCGTCGAGCTCGTCCTCGGGTTCGTCGGGTTCGTCGGGTTCGTCGTCTTCATCCGGTTCGTCGGGCTCGTCCTCGTCTTCTTCGTCGTCGTCCTCGACGAGCGATCAGCACCTGCCCGCGCAGGCGACCGAGACCCAGCAGACCACCCAGGCCACCGAGCCGGCACCGACGCAACAGAACACGTTCAACCCGCCACCGCCCGACGCCCCGGCGCCGCCGCCTGCCGGGCTGCCCGCGCCACCTGCGCCCGCCCCCGCGCCCGAGCCGGCGCCACCCGTCCCGGCCCCGCCCGCGCCGGGTCCGGTCCTGCCGGCTCCGGTCGAGGTCCCGCCGCCCGGTGCGCCCGTGCCGCCTCCGCCGGGCCCGTGA
- a CDS encoding metallopeptidase family protein: MAVRMDPQRFEELVSDALDLVPPELAAAIDNVVVLVEDRNPDEPEILGLYHGVALTERDSWYAGSLPDTITIYRDAILDICQTEDDVVDEVAITVIHEIAHHFGIDDERLHELGWG; this comes from the coding sequence GTGGCCGTGCGGATGGACCCGCAACGGTTTGAGGAGTTGGTGTCCGACGCGCTCGATCTGGTGCCACCCGAACTGGCTGCGGCGATCGACAACGTCGTGGTCCTCGTCGAGGACCGCAATCCCGACGAACCCGAGATCCTCGGGCTGTATCACGGTGTGGCGCTGACCGAACGGGATTCCTGGTACGCGGGGTCACTGCCCGACACCATCACGATTTACCGCGATGCGATCCTCGACATCTGCCAGACCGAGGACGACGTGGTCGACGAGGTCGCGATCACGGTGATCCACGAGATCGCACACCATTTCGGGATCGATGACGAGCGGCTCCACGAGCTCGGTTGGGGAT